Proteins from a single region of Aureibacter tunicatorum:
- a CDS encoding FAD-dependent oxidoreductase produces MKVDYIIVGQGVGGSSLAHHLLEAGKKVLVINHTDANSSSRVAAGIVNPITGRNMVKTWKADDIFPYLFQFYKKMETLLGVNVLEELPIYRPFVNMEEQNEWMGKSSEDSYKAYVKNINFDNESKPGLKSKAGGLELNYSGYVALESYLDAYKEYLKSKESYLEDWFDTDALKLSDEGVVYKSIEAARLIFCDGVQSRIKGYFDWLPFRRVKGELIYIKTDLNIQNIYNRGVFILPQKDGICKVGATYEWQDLSLVPTDKAKAQLVEKLEAIIDFDYEIVDHKVGIRPSTLDRRPFIGKHPKFQQLFIFNGLGTKGVSIAPFLAQNFTKYLENEQNIDREVNIERYFSLYYNG; encoded by the coding sequence ATGAAAGTAGACTACATAATTGTGGGGCAAGGAGTTGGGGGAAGCTCGTTGGCGCATCATCTTTTGGAAGCTGGAAAGAAAGTATTGGTGATCAATCATACTGACGCGAATTCATCGTCTAGGGTTGCCGCGGGTATAGTTAATCCAATAACGGGTAGGAATATGGTCAAAACCTGGAAAGCAGATGATATTTTTCCTTACTTGTTTCAGTTTTATAAGAAAATGGAAACTCTGCTTGGAGTAAATGTGCTAGAAGAATTGCCTATTTACAGGCCTTTTGTAAATATGGAGGAGCAAAATGAATGGATGGGCAAAAGCTCCGAAGATTCCTACAAGGCTTATGTGAAAAATATAAATTTCGATAATGAGAGCAAGCCGGGGTTGAAATCTAAGGCTGGAGGTTTGGAACTGAATTATTCCGGTTATGTAGCTCTTGAATCGTATTTAGATGCCTATAAGGAATATTTGAAATCAAAAGAGTCTTATTTGGAAGATTGGTTTGATACCGATGCGTTGAAATTATCCGATGAAGGAGTTGTTTATAAGTCAATCGAGGCAGCGAGATTGATTTTTTGTGACGGAGTACAAAGTCGGATTAAAGGCTATTTTGATTGGTTGCCGTTTAGGAGAGTCAAAGGAGAATTGATTTATATAAAAACCGATTTGAATATCCAGAATATTTATAATAGAGGCGTGTTTATTTTGCCGCAAAAAGATGGTATTTGTAAAGTTGGCGCAACGTATGAATGGCAGGATTTGTCTCTCGTGCCTACAGATAAAGCTAAAGCTCAGCTTGTCGAGAAGTTGGAAGCGATCATTGATTTTGACTACGAAATCGTCGATCATAAAGTAGGCATCAGGCCTTCAACTTTAGATAGAAGACCATTTATTGGAAAACATCCAAAATTTCAACAATTATTCATTTTTAATGGTTTAGGAACAAAAGGCGTTTCGATTGCACCTTTTTTGGCTCAAAATTTCACTAAATATTTAGAAAATGAACAAAATATTGATAGAGAAGTGAATATTGAGCGTTATTTTTCTTTATATTATAATGGGTAA
- a CDS encoding MBL fold metallo-hydrolase has translation MLEIKSFTFNPFQENTYLLYDETKEAVIIDPGCYTEEEKNELDEFISTNKLTVKLLLNTHCHLDHVFGNQHIKNKYKVPLLIHKMDENILRSAPVFADSYGIPNLEPSTPDQFIDEEDIIEFGNTKLSILFVPGHAPGHIAFIHEESKKCFSGDVLFFESIGRTDLLGGDMNTLISSIKTQLFKLENDTVVYPGHGPTTTIGHEKQWNPFVKG, from the coding sequence ATGCTTGAAATAAAATCATTTACCTTCAATCCGTTCCAAGAAAATACATATCTTCTTTATGACGAAACTAAAGAAGCCGTAATCATAGATCCAGGATGCTATACTGAAGAAGAAAAAAACGAACTCGATGAATTCATCAGTACAAATAAATTGACTGTAAAACTGCTTCTTAACACGCATTGCCACCTTGACCATGTATTCGGCAATCAACATATAAAAAACAAATACAAAGTCCCTTTGCTCATCCACAAAATGGACGAAAATATACTAAGATCCGCTCCTGTATTTGCTGACAGCTACGGCATTCCTAACTTGGAGCCTTCGACCCCAGATCAGTTCATTGACGAAGAGGATATTATCGAGTTTGGGAATACCAAGCTTAGCATATTATTTGTGCCGGGACATGCACCGGGACATATAGCTTTCATTCATGAAGAAAGTAAAAAATGCTTTTCGGGAGATGTTCTTTTCTTTGAGAGCATAGGACGAACTGATTTGCTGGGTGGAGACATGAATACGCTAATCAGCAGCATTAAAACGCAACTTTTCAAACTGGAAAACGATACTGTAGTGTACCCTGGTCATGGTCCGACAACAACTATTGGTCATGAAAAACAATGGAATCCATTTGTCAAAGGGTAA
- the pssA gene encoding CDP-diacylglycerol--serine O-phosphatidyltransferase, with translation MKIFNLANLLTCLNLLSGCVGIVMAFQGNLEIACMAIWTGAVFDFFDGFAARLTKTNSDMGKELDSLADVVTFGVLPAMIIFHLIAQQSSSEWLPYAAFVIAAFSALRLAKFNIDTRQSMGFIGLPTPANAFFISSLPFVINDNIYGIGDTVSQPYFLILVSLVFSFLLISEIPMMALKFKNYSWKDNKAKFIFIITCLVAGVLLKVTAIPVIIIGYIVLSFFTEKKKESI, from the coding sequence TTGAAAATCTTTAATCTAGCCAACTTGCTCACTTGCCTCAACTTACTTTCCGGTTGTGTTGGAATCGTGATGGCATTTCAAGGGAATTTGGAAATTGCTTGCATGGCTATTTGGACGGGAGCAGTTTTCGACTTCTTTGACGGATTCGCAGCAAGGCTGACAAAGACCAATTCGGATATGGGCAAAGAATTGGACTCATTAGCTGATGTAGTGACATTTGGTGTTTTGCCAGCTATGATCATATTCCATCTTATCGCACAACAAAGCTCTTCGGAATGGTTGCCATACGCTGCGTTTGTTATCGCAGCTTTTTCAGCGTTAAGACTGGCCAAATTCAATATCGACACCCGCCAGTCCATGGGGTTTATCGGCTTGCCAACTCCAGCAAATGCATTTTTCATTTCATCATTGCCTTTTGTTATCAATGATAATATTTATGGCATAGGAGATACTGTAAGCCAGCCTTATTTCTTAATACTTGTCAGCCTAGTATTTTCTTTTTTGCTTATATCAGAAATTCCAATGATGGCTCTTAAATTCAAGAATTACTCATGGAAGGACAACAAGGCTAAATTCATCTTCATAATAACTTGCTTAGTTGCTGGGGTACTACTTAAAGTCACTGCTATTCCTGTAATCATTATTGGATATATTGTATTATCCTTCTTTACTGAGAAAAAGAAAGAAAGTATTTAA
- a CDS encoding group III truncated hemoglobin: MKMDVQCREDIDFLIRKFYSRVRKDELLGPIFNEVIDDWDKHMDHIADFWESSIFHVGKFKGNPMAKHMEVDQKADHSITQNHFGRWLQLWFTTLEEDFEGENTRLLKERARNMASIMFIRIFEARKKRP; this comes from the coding sequence ATGAAAATGGATGTTCAGTGCAGGGAAGATATTGATTTTCTTATCAGGAAATTTTATTCTAGAGTTAGGAAAGATGAATTATTAGGGCCTATTTTCAATGAAGTGATTGATGATTGGGATAAGCATATGGATCATATAGCCGACTTTTGGGAGTCCAGTATCTTCCATGTAGGCAAGTTCAAAGGTAATCCTATGGCTAAGCATATGGAAGTGGATCAAAAAGCAGATCATTCGATTACACAAAACCACTTTGGAAGATGGCTGCAGCTTTGGTTTACGACGTTGGAGGAGGATTTTGAGGGAGAAAATACCCGATTATTGAAAGAGAGAGCAAGGAACATGGCGAGCATCATGTTCATTAGAATATTTGAAGCAAGAAAAAAGAGGCCTTAG
- a CDS encoding cytochrome P450, translated as MEVNKTGDEPYKHWLFGHTLEFAKNTIEFINKCQQISEECYKARIAFRDFYFVFDPLMVKHVLQERQKNYKKSFAYEGLKDFLGEGLLTNEGDFWLKQRRLIQPAFHQGELDKFVVDMNQRSKGLMESWKSSDSLDITEEMIVLTEEIITHALFGGETTAMDIAPGEIGDLLLTLRSHAAGKVKNPLKMPLWVPNHENRNFKKALSRIDEIISHIIDKKLSNEKCSNDLLSMLMSVEDADTGEKMSRRQLRDEVVTLYIAGQETTTMAITFICYLLAKHPEAQSKAREEVVEVIGGRSIESMNDLRSLPYLTAIIKEGLRLYPPAWSLGREALEDDHFNDIKINKGDTLLVSIFHLHRNSKYWEDPDEFKPERFFSEIPKKAYMPFGIGQRICIGNNFSMMEIQIIIANILLKFNIDAVDQDLELKTPIILNPKNKIMLTISENEDIYA; from the coding sequence ATGGAGGTAAACAAGACAGGCGACGAGCCATATAAACATTGGTTGTTTGGGCATACTTTAGAGTTTGCCAAGAATACCATCGAATTTATTAATAAATGCCAGCAGATATCTGAAGAATGTTATAAAGCAAGAATAGCATTCAGAGACTTTTATTTCGTTTTTGATCCGCTTATGGTTAAGCATGTCTTGCAAGAACGTCAAAAAAATTACAAGAAAAGTTTTGCTTACGAAGGGTTGAAGGATTTTCTAGGAGAAGGCTTGTTGACAAATGAAGGAGATTTTTGGCTTAAGCAACGGAGGCTAATTCAGCCTGCTTTTCATCAAGGCGAGTTGGATAAGTTTGTTGTGGATATGAACCAGAGATCAAAGGGCTTGATGGAAAGTTGGAAGTCAAGCGACTCTTTGGATATTACAGAGGAAATGATCGTGTTGACGGAAGAGATCATTACTCATGCTTTGTTTGGCGGCGAGACAACAGCTATGGATATAGCTCCAGGTGAAATTGGAGATTTGCTATTGACATTGAGGTCTCATGCGGCAGGGAAGGTGAAGAATCCTTTGAAAATGCCGTTATGGGTTCCAAACCATGAAAATCGTAACTTTAAAAAAGCATTATCTCGAATTGATGAAATCATTTCTCACATCATTGACAAGAAGTTGTCGAATGAAAAATGCAGCAATGATTTGCTAAGCATGCTTATGTCTGTGGAGGATGCGGATACTGGTGAGAAAATGTCCCGTAGGCAATTAAGAGATGAAGTGGTGACATTGTACATAGCTGGGCAGGAGACAACGACTATGGCGATTACATTTATTTGCTATCTATTGGCAAAACATCCTGAGGCCCAATCGAAAGCCAGAGAAGAGGTTGTTGAAGTTATTGGAGGTCGTTCAATTGAATCTATGAACGATTTGAGGTCTTTGCCTTACCTGACTGCGATAATAAAAGAAGGGCTTCGTTTGTATCCTCCAGCATGGTCTTTAGGTCGTGAAGCTCTGGAGGATGATCATTTCAATGATATTAAAATCAATAAAGGAGATACTTTGCTAGTTTCTATTTTTCATTTGCATAGGAATTCAAAGTATTGGGAAGATCCGGATGAATTCAAGCCTGAGAGATTCTTTTCAGAGATCCCTAAGAAAGCATATATGCCATTTGGCATAGGACAACGAATCTGTATTGGCAATAATTTTTCGATGATGGAAATTCAGATTATAATCGCCAATATTTTATTGAAATTCAATATAGATGCCGTTGATCAGGATTTAGAACTGAAAACGCCAATAATATTGAATCCCAAAAATAAGATCATGTTGACTATTAGCGAAAACGAGGATATTTATGCTTAG
- a CDS encoding outer membrane beta-barrel family protein, with protein sequence MKFLIYFSFILMLPLQVVSQNTIKGKILSDENTPVEFANVVILHSKDSSLFKGAITDLNGEFEFKFNENANYILQASAVGFESWSRKIECSNGCSTTINEIILTQGKLLEEIAVTAKRPMVERKIDRIVFNVENTLLTSGGNALEVLKKTPAVWIDQEGNVQINGKGGVLIMINGKRSYMSGQDLKNMLEGMDANEILSIEVITNPSSKYDAEGIAGILDIKLKKQLADGYSGSISGEYTQSHKAAYRFNGELKAKIKKLNFKMSATQGDWVGFNNTPQVRETSQSYVEQHFHSDNYNNFQNLNLESDYAINDKHNIAAVYRFNKFEGNSKSDNLHKYSITGEQQFIITDDNYFNFNNRFHSGSLNYTFDIDTLGRKLEFLSDYFNRKSKSKRFFKNTIDNSQSGQSTTQESRNFQDDDAETMSAQIDYTHPFSSSTKLELGAKASFTNLQNIVAVDSLREDNWENQKQLSYTYDHEETITSAYFNLSHEWEKISIQGGLRAERTTLQGTWVDADSVFNRSYTKLFPSLFINHKISKDHNLSYSYSYRLNRPWYGFLNPARVYYSILEGREGNPNIQPEYSHVGEIGYTFKGKYNMSINYTNTEGGIQNFPILDNDISIYKPFNMMNYHEVALALSLPITITKWWETMNSFNYSSNWFIDIPEEISQIETKGYSGYFQSVSTLTLPKDIRAELSWYWDMRYQSSFESRLPFHYLDVSAEKDFFKEKLTLKLSMRDVFNTLKIETDEYGVDQHLTYTNSWNSQRFSASLRYNFSKGEKVDIKHKKSSNTEKNRL encoded by the coding sequence ATGAAATTTTTAATTTACTTTTCGTTTATTTTGATGCTTCCTTTGCAAGTCGTCAGTCAAAACACCATCAAAGGGAAAATATTAAGCGATGAAAATACTCCCGTAGAATTCGCGAATGTCGTCATTTTGCATTCCAAGGATTCAAGTCTATTCAAAGGGGCTATAACCGACCTGAATGGCGAATTCGAATTCAAATTCAATGAAAACGCCAACTACATTCTTCAAGCAAGCGCTGTTGGATTTGAAAGCTGGAGCAGAAAAATAGAATGCTCCAACGGATGTTCCACGACGATTAACGAAATAATTCTTACCCAAGGCAAACTGCTTGAGGAGATCGCTGTAACCGCTAAAAGGCCAATGGTGGAGCGAAAAATTGACAGGATTGTATTCAATGTGGAAAACACATTGCTAACCAGCGGAGGAAATGCGCTGGAAGTATTGAAAAAAACACCAGCTGTATGGATTGACCAAGAAGGCAATGTGCAAATTAACGGCAAGGGCGGTGTGTTAATCATGATCAATGGCAAGCGATCATACATGTCAGGACAAGACCTTAAAAATATGTTGGAAGGCATGGATGCCAATGAGATCTTATCCATAGAAGTAATCACTAACCCTTCTTCAAAATATGACGCGGAAGGAATCGCAGGCATATTAGATATTAAGCTTAAAAAACAATTAGCGGATGGCTACTCTGGAAGCATCAGCGGAGAATACACGCAAAGCCATAAAGCCGCATATAGATTCAATGGCGAGCTAAAGGCTAAAATCAAAAAGCTCAATTTCAAAATGTCAGCAACTCAAGGAGATTGGGTTGGGTTTAACAACACACCTCAAGTTAGGGAAACCAGCCAATCTTATGTGGAACAACATTTTCATAGCGACAACTACAATAATTTTCAAAATTTAAACTTGGAAAGCGATTATGCGATCAATGACAAGCATAATATCGCAGCGGTATACAGATTTAACAAGTTTGAGGGAAATAGCAAATCCGACAATCTTCATAAGTATTCCATAACTGGAGAACAACAATTCATTATCACAGATGATAATTATTTTAATTTTAACAACCGTTTTCATTCTGGAAGTCTAAACTATACTTTCGATATTGACACATTAGGCAGAAAACTTGAGTTTCTTTCAGATTATTTTAACAGAAAGTCGAAGAGCAAGCGATTTTTCAAAAATACAATCGACAATTCTCAATCCGGACAATCCACAACACAAGAATCTCGCAACTTCCAAGATGACGATGCCGAAACCATGTCTGCCCAAATCGACTACACACACCCATTCTCATCAAGCACAAAATTAGAACTGGGAGCCAAAGCCAGTTTCACTAACTTGCAAAATATAGTAGCTGTTGATTCATTGCGTGAAGACAACTGGGAAAATCAAAAACAACTTTCCTACACATACGACCATGAAGAAACTATTACTTCTGCTTATTTTAACCTAAGCCACGAATGGGAAAAAATCAGCATCCAAGGTGGCTTGAGAGCTGAACGCACCACTCTTCAAGGAACTTGGGTAGACGCCGATTCTGTTTTTAACAGATCATACACAAAGCTTTTCCCAAGCCTTTTCATCAACCACAAGATTAGTAAAGACCATAATTTATCGTACTCATACTCTTATAGACTTAACAGACCTTGGTATGGCTTTCTTAACCCAGCGAGAGTATACTATAGCATATTAGAAGGCAGAGAGGGTAATCCAAATATACAACCTGAATATTCACATGTGGGAGAAATAGGGTACACTTTCAAAGGCAAATACAACATGTCTATCAATTACACAAATACCGAAGGGGGAATTCAGAACTTTCCTATCCTAGACAATGACATATCTATTTACAAGCCTTTCAATATGATGAATTATCATGAAGTCGCTTTAGCTTTATCACTGCCTATTACAATAACAAAATGGTGGGAAACAATGAACAGTTTCAATTATTCATCAAACTGGTTCATCGATATTCCAGAAGAAATTTCTCAAATTGAGACAAAAGGATACAGTGGATATTTCCAGTCTGTCAGCACGCTAACGCTTCCTAAGGATATCAGAGCCGAACTCAGTTGGTATTGGGATATGAGATATCAATCAAGCTTTGAGTCCAGATTGCCTTTTCATTACTTGGATGTATCTGCAGAAAAAGACTTCTTCAAAGAAAAATTAACGCTCAAACTATCCATGAGAGATGTTTTCAATACACTCAAAATAGAAACCGATGAATATGGGGTCGATCAACATTTAACTTATACCAATAGTTGGAATTCGCAGAGATTTTCAGCTTCGCTTAGATACAATTTCTCCAAAGGAGAAAAAGTTGACATCAAACACAAAAAATCAAGCAATACGGAAAAAAACAGGTTATAA
- a CDS encoding DUF6787 family protein produces MENNQTKTVPAKNIMYKLKDKWGVDSLWQVLAILAVFTLTGSTVVYLRKGLFFMLGYTEETAMWLKVVTYVLFIFPSYQLLILVYGFLFGQFDFFWEKEKKMFSRIKSLFVRKK; encoded by the coding sequence ATGGAGAATAATCAGACAAAAACGGTACCTGCGAAAAACATAATGTATAAGTTGAAGGACAAGTGGGGTGTGGATAGTCTTTGGCAAGTTCTTGCCATATTGGCGGTATTCACGTTGACGGGTTCAACTGTTGTGTATTTGCGCAAAGGTTTGTTTTTTATGTTGGGATATACAGAGGAAACTGCTATGTGGCTTAAAGTAGTAACCTATGTGCTGTTTATATTTCCTTCTTATCAATTGCTAATCTTAGTTTACGGCTTTCTTTTTGGCCAATTTGATTTCTTCTGGGAAAAGGAGAAAAAGATGTTCAGCAGAATAAAAAGCCTATTTGTTCGAAAGAAGTAG
- a CDS encoding universal stress protein: MYDIKKIIVALDLSNHDRFLIKYILKGLKHNDKLEDVYFLHIVRDYQSPKLKERFPETDSPIDEQIKTKINQEIKEFGEDQFPGNIHVEVHEGDVAKTILKWAEIKNADLIVLGKKYDRKHIEETPKYITKLAKCSVLIVPDHNPPTNIDKIVVAIDFSDLSAHAIKQAIAVSNMIGQFTGQGPKLQLVNVYEVPSGYHTTGKSFEEFGDIIKENHKKEYAKFIKKNNLDEASFPCDFLLDEHSNTSKRIALYAKETHARGIVIGSKGRTHLASMLLGSVAENLLSYNHEIPFAVIKDKTDNYDFFDAIMRL; this comes from the coding sequence ATGTACGACATCAAAAAAATAATCGTAGCACTAGATCTTAGCAATCACGATCGATTTCTAATCAAATATATCCTTAAAGGATTGAAGCATAATGACAAGCTTGAGGATGTTTATTTTTTACATATAGTTAGAGACTATCAAAGCCCTAAGCTCAAGGAAAGGTTTCCGGAAACAGACAGCCCCATCGACGAGCAGATAAAGACCAAAATCAATCAAGAGATAAAAGAATTCGGCGAAGATCAATTTCCGGGCAACATACATGTTGAGGTGCACGAAGGCGATGTCGCTAAAACCATATTGAAATGGGCCGAGATCAAGAATGCTGATCTAATCGTGCTAGGAAAAAAATACGACAGAAAGCATATAGAAGAAACTCCAAAGTACATTACAAAATTAGCCAAATGCTCAGTGCTTATCGTGCCTGATCATAACCCACCGACCAACATTGACAAGATTGTCGTTGCGATCGACTTCTCAGACTTATCCGCGCATGCGATCAAGCAAGCTATAGCTGTGTCAAATATGATTGGACAATTCACTGGCCAAGGACCAAAGCTGCAACTTGTCAATGTCTATGAGGTTCCTTCAGGCTATCACACCACGGGTAAATCATTTGAGGAATTTGGAGATATCATCAAAGAAAACCATAAAAAAGAATACGCGAAATTCATTAAGAAAAACAACCTTGACGAAGCATCCTTTCCTTGCGACTTTTTGCTTGACGAACATAGCAATACTTCCAAAAGAATTGCATTGTACGCTAAGGAAACGCATGCCAGAGGCATTGTAATTGGGTCCAAAGGCAGAACTCACTTGGCTTCGATGCTTCTTGGAAGCGTCGCCGAAAATCTGCTTAGCTATAATCATGAGATACCTTTCGCTGTCATCAAAGACAAAACCGACAACTACGACTTCTTCGATGCGATTATGCGTCTATAA
- a CDS encoding phage holin family protein — translation MISKDKNNSRFSLESLVANLTGYIDSRLKLLKIQAQEDIAKFISIAIIVGVQMIMLIWLVLFLSFALAFTVGQMLHHIGIGFFIITAFYFALFIIIFVKRNIIIRKIVNAFYNRMDDAEKMWTSQQQEISKENDNEQES, via the coding sequence ATGATATCAAAAGATAAAAATAACAGCAGGTTCAGTCTTGAAAGCCTTGTCGCCAACCTCACCGGCTACATCGACTCCAGACTTAAATTATTAAAAATCCAAGCTCAAGAAGATATTGCCAAGTTCATTTCCATCGCTATCATCGTTGGCGTGCAAATGATCATGTTGATATGGCTAGTGCTTTTTCTAAGTTTTGCATTGGCATTCACTGTTGGGCAAATGCTGCATCATATAGGAATTGGATTCTTCATCATCACGGCATTTTACTTCGCTTTGTTCATCATTATTTTCGTGAAGAGAAATATCATCATTCGAAAAATCGTCAATGCCTTCTACAATAGAATGGATGATGCTGAAAAAATGTGGACTAGCCAACAGCAAGAAATTTCAAAAGAAAATGACAATGAACAAGAATCTTGA
- a CDS encoding adenine phosphoribosyltransferase yields MTLEDLKTLIREVQDFPKEGINFKDITTAIKDPNAFQYIVDQLYLKYKDKGITKVAGIESRGFIVGAALAYKLGAGFVLIRKQGKLPAETIKKTYSLEYGEDIIEVHKDAFNENDVVLLHDDLLATGGTAKAAIDLVREFPVKDLLVNFIIELSFLKGKESIASEQNIDVDSLIVY; encoded by the coding sequence ATGACTTTAGAAGATTTAAAAACTCTTATTAGAGAGGTGCAAGATTTCCCAAAAGAAGGAATCAATTTTAAGGATATCACCACAGCCATTAAAGATCCAAATGCCTTTCAATATATTGTAGATCAACTATATCTTAAATACAAAGACAAAGGAATCACTAAAGTCGCTGGTATCGAATCAAGAGGTTTTATCGTAGGGGCTGCTTTGGCTTATAAGCTTGGAGCTGGATTTGTGCTTATCAGAAAACAAGGAAAACTACCTGCGGAAACCATCAAAAAGACCTATAGTCTAGAGTATGGTGAAGATATCATAGAAGTGCATAAAGACGCTTTCAATGAAAATGATGTCGTCCTTCTTCACGACGATTTATTAGCCACAGGAGGCACGGCAAAAGCCGCTATAGATCTAGTCAGAGAATTCCCAGTAAAAGATTTATTAGTTAATTTCATAATCGAATTATCGTTCCTTAAAGGCAAAGAATCTATCGCTTCAGAGCAAAACATTGACGTGGATTCCTTGATTGTTTACTAA
- the arsC gene encoding arsenate reductase (glutaredoxin) (This arsenate reductase requires both glutathione and glutaredoxin to convert arsenate to arsenite, after which the efflux transporter formed by ArsA and ArsB can extrude the arsenite from the cell, providing resistance.) yields the protein MKILHNPRCSKSRQTLEILQDTGSIDKLEIVKYLETPPTADELKEILNKLGIPAKDLIRKGEEIYKTQFKGKELSEEEWIEAMIAYPKLIERPIVIKGDQAVIGRPPEKVHDLL from the coding sequence ATGAAAATTTTGCATAATCCAAGATGCTCTAAAAGTCGCCAGACACTAGAGATATTGCAGGACACGGGAAGCATAGACAAGTTGGAAATCGTCAAATATTTGGAAACTCCTCCTACTGCAGATGAACTTAAAGAGATCTTAAACAAGCTTGGCATTCCTGCTAAAGATTTGATTCGCAAAGGCGAAGAAATCTATAAAACGCAATTTAAAGGCAAAGAATTAAGCGAAGAAGAGTGGATTGAGGCTATGATCGCTTATCCTAAATTAATCGAAAGACCTATTGTAATCAAAGGAGATCAAGCGGTCATAGGAAGGCCACCTGAAAAAGTGCATGATTTGCTTTGA
- a CDS encoding DUF4286 family protein, with protein sequence MIVYNVTFSVEKSIDAEWKKWMKENYLEKALNSGYINSHKFLVLVNDQENTDGKTYAVQLYAESFENLEKYVTDHMGSVFDGLKLAFQDRQVSFATILEEVEMI encoded by the coding sequence ATGATTGTATATAATGTCACATTCAGCGTAGAAAAATCCATAGATGCTGAGTGGAAGAAATGGATGAAAGAAAATTATTTGGAGAAAGCCTTAAATTCCGGCTACATCAATAGCCACAAATTTCTCGTACTTGTCAATGACCAAGAAAATACAGATGGAAAAACATATGCTGTCCAACTATATGCCGAGAGTTTTGAAAACTTGGAAAAATATGTGACTGATCACATGGGCTCTGTATTCGATGGCCTTAAGCTTGCCTTTCAAGACAGACAAGTTTCGTTTGCCACAATACTTGAGGAAGTTGAGATGATATAA
- a CDS encoding GNAT family N-acetyltransferase, whose translation MEIVDKGIQVLQGRPEDLEQVLTLIKELAEYENALHEVKTNVNQMHEDAFGDNPVFGFFVAKKDSAVIGLALYYYRYSTWKGRSIYLEDLVVTESFRRQGIGSKLLHEVIAKAKKEEVALVTWQVLDWNTPAIQFYKERMNAKLDETWINCTIYKEDFDKVLKEGAL comes from the coding sequence ATGGAGATTGTTGATAAAGGTATACAAGTTTTACAAGGAAGACCGGAAGATTTGGAGCAAGTATTGACGCTTATCAAGGAATTAGCGGAATATGAAAATGCTTTGCATGAAGTAAAAACAAATGTAAATCAGATGCATGAAGACGCTTTTGGCGATAATCCGGTTTTTGGTTTTTTTGTAGCTAAAAAAGACAGTGCGGTGATAGGCTTGGCTTTGTATTACTATAGGTATTCTACTTGGAAGGGAAGGAGCATATACCTTGAGGATTTGGTGGTGACGGAATCATTTCGAAGACAAGGTATCGGTAGCAAACTGTTGCATGAGGTTATTGCCAAAGCCAAAAAAGAGGAAGTGGCATTGGTGACATGGCAAGTATTGGATTGGAATACTCCTGCAATACAATTTTATAAAGAGCGCATGAATGCCAAACTAGATGAAACTTGGATTAATTGTACTATATACAAAGAGGATTTCGACAAGGTATTGAAAGAAGGAGCTTTATAG